The following coding sequences lie in one Treponema socranskii subsp. buccale genomic window:
- a CDS encoding DMT family transporter: MNEKRVSFFAGAGLLAAACIWGFAFVVVKDSLDYIGAIYMLAFRFSIAAAALALIFVRSLKLLNASYWKRGAILGALLFFAYALQTVGCDYTTAGKNAFLTTVYVMLVPLFGWPLYKKFPGGHVFAAAAISLLGIGLLALSKSESSLLSINFGDALTLGCGVFYALHILYTAKCNVRHDPIVLTVLQFFFAAVFSWIGAFLFDGAFPVAAVKNTRVIVSMLYLGLFSTMISFALQNVGLKYVRSSFAALLLSFESVFGVLFSTVLLHERLTSRMIAGCTLIFFAVVLAETKFDFRPKEKR; the protein is encoded by the coding sequence ATGAACGAAAAGCGCGTATCGTTTTTTGCGGGAGCGGGGCTGCTTGCCGCCGCGTGCATTTGGGGATTCGCGTTCGTCGTCGTAAAAGACAGCCTCGACTATATCGGCGCGATCTATATGCTCGCTTTCCGTTTTTCGATTGCGGCGGCGGCTCTCGCCCTTATCTTTGTGCGCTCTCTCAAATTGCTCAATGCTTCGTATTGGAAGCGCGGGGCGATACTCGGCGCGCTGTTGTTTTTTGCCTACGCGCTGCAAACGGTCGGCTGCGATTACACGACCGCCGGAAAAAACGCATTTCTCACGACGGTGTACGTAATGCTCGTGCCGCTTTTCGGCTGGCCGCTGTATAAAAAATTTCCGGGCGGACACGTCTTTGCCGCCGCCGCGATTTCGCTTTTGGGCATCGGTTTGCTCGCGCTTTCAAAAAGCGAATCATCGCTCCTTTCGATCAATTTCGGCGACGCCCTTACGCTCGGCTGCGGCGTTTTTTACGCGCTGCACATTCTCTATACGGCCAAATGCAATGTCCGTCACGATCCGATCGTGCTTACCGTTTTGCAGTTCTTTTTCGCCGCCGTCTTTTCGTGGATCGGAGCCTTTCTTTTTGACGGCGCCTTTCCTGTCGCGGCCGTAAAAAATACGCGCGTTATCGTTTCGATGCTCTACCTCGGTCTTTTCAGCACGATGATTTCCTTTGCGCTGCAGAACGTCGGCTTAAAATACGTGCGCTCGTCTTTTGCAGCTCTCCTCCTTTCGTTCGAGTCGGTGTTCGGCGTGCTGTTCAGTACCGTCCTTTTGCATGAGCGTTTGACTTCGCGCATGATCGCAGGCTGTACTCTCATCTTTTTTGCCGTCGTCCTCGCCGAAACGAAATTCGATTTTCGGCCGAAAGAAAAGCGATAA
- a CDS encoding transporter substrate-binding domain-containing protein, which yields MKRIVFAVFAALALFGTVSCSKKAQVNIASAEDLNGKKIGCQAGTTGEIYVQDNVKDATLKSFKTGMDAALDLKNGAIDAIVLDELPAKEIVKRNNDLKVLDVRFATEEYAIAVKKGNAALLDSINKTISAMKADGTYEKLIKAFMPVDGAIVVPEAVPSNGSEIIKMGTNAAFPPFEYIEGTEPVGFDVAMSQMIARDLGKKLQVVDMAFDGLIAALQSDAIDFIAAGMTATDERRKNVDFSEPYYSSNQVIIVRK from the coding sequence ATGAAAAGAATCGTGTTTGCGGTTTTTGCCGCATTGGCTTTATTCGGCACAGTTTCGTGTTCGAAAAAAGCACAGGTGAACATCGCTTCGGCGGAAGATTTGAACGGCAAAAAAATCGGATGTCAGGCGGGAACGACGGGTGAAATTTATGTTCAGGACAACGTAAAAGACGCGACGTTGAAATCGTTTAAGACGGGTATGGATGCGGCTCTCGATTTGAAAAACGGCGCGATCGATGCAATCGTGCTCGACGAGCTGCCTGCAAAAGAAATCGTAAAGCGAAACAACGATTTAAAAGTGCTCGACGTCCGCTTTGCGACGGAAGAATATGCGATTGCCGTAAAAAAAGGAAATGCGGCTTTGCTCGATTCGATCAACAAAACGATTTCCGCGATGAAAGCTGACGGAACTTATGAAAAACTCATAAAGGCGTTTATGCCTGTAGACGGCGCCATCGTCGTTCCCGAAGCAGTTCCGTCGAACGGAAGTGAAATTATTAAAATGGGAACCAATGCGGCCTTCCCCCCGTTTGAATACATCGAGGGCACGGAACCCGTCGGTTTTGACGTCGCGATGAGTCAGATGATCGCGCGCGACTTGGGGAAAAAGCTGCAAGTCGTCGATATGGCTTTCGACGGATTGATCGCAGCTCTCCAGTCTGACGCCATCGATTTTATTGCGGCGGGCATGACCGCGACCGACGAGCGCAGAAAAAACGTCGATTTTTCCGAACCGTATTATTCGTCGAATCAGGTCATCATCGTTCGAAAATAA
- a CDS encoding amino acid ABC transporter permease, whose translation MFQIFYDTMIANMRWKLVFYGLGTTLLIAICAVLIGSVLGCTFALFKISKNKVLQKISEIYTTVIRGIPMATQLMIFYFVIFSPIGISNAVLVAIIAFGINSGAYCTEIFRAGIQGVDAGQTEAGRSLGLSWRQTLVKIVMPQAFRVIIPTYTSEFIALIKETSVASFIAVVDLQKACDNIRNATYNAWLPLLSCAAIYLCLTVGLTKLFSIFEKRMARSDRS comes from the coding sequence GTGTTTCAAATATTCTATGACACGATGATTGCGAATATGCGCTGGAAGCTCGTATTTTACGGGCTCGGCACGACGCTGCTCATTGCGATCTGCGCCGTCCTCATCGGTTCGGTGCTCGGCTGTACATTCGCTCTTTTTAAGATTTCGAAAAACAAAGTGCTGCAAAAGATTTCCGAAATTTATACGACGGTCATACGCGGCATACCGATGGCGACGCAGCTGATGATTTTTTATTTTGTAATCTTCTCTCCGATCGGTATAAGCAATGCGGTGCTCGTCGCGATCATTGCCTTCGGTATCAACTCCGGCGCCTACTGCACGGAGATCTTCCGTGCGGGCATTCAAGGCGTCGATGCGGGACAGACGGAAGCGGGGCGCTCGCTCGGTCTTTCATGGCGGCAGACGCTTGTTAAAATCGTTATGCCGCAGGCGTTCCGCGTCATCATTCCGACGTATACGAGCGAGTTTATCGCGCTCATCAAAGAAACGTCGGTCGCGAGTTTTATCGCGGTCGTCGATCTGCAAAAAGCCTGCGACAATATCCGCAACGCTACGTACAACGCATGGCTTCCGCTTTTGTCGTGTGCGGCGATCTATCTCTGCCTTACGGTCGGGTTGACAAAGCTGTTTTCTATTTTTGAGAAAAGGATGGCGCGCAGTGATCGAAGTTAA
- a CDS encoding amino acid ABC transporter ATP-binding protein produces MIEVKNLIKKFGGEAVLNDISETIVKGEKIVVIGPSGAGKSTFLRCLNLLERPDGGSIFFNGVDITAEKTNVDELRAKMGMVFQHFNLFPHLTVLQNITLAPVTLKRQTKSDAEANAMKLLARIGLADKASTYPSKLSGGQKQRIAIVRSLAMNPDVMLFDEPTSALDPEMVGEVLNLMKELAEEGMTMVVVSHEMGFAREVATRVLFMDGGVIAESGTPDDIFNRPKCERLQQFLKSVL; encoded by the coding sequence GTGATCGAAGTTAAAAACTTAATAAAAAAATTCGGAGGAGAGGCCGTTCTCAACGATATCTCGGAAACGATCGTTAAAGGCGAAAAGATCGTCGTCATAGGGCCTTCGGGGGCGGGCAAGAGTACGTTTTTGCGCTGCCTCAATCTCCTCGAACGCCCGGACGGCGGCAGCATTTTTTTTAACGGAGTCGATATAACCGCCGAAAAGACGAACGTCGACGAACTGCGCGCAAAGATGGGCATGGTATTTCAGCACTTCAATCTTTTTCCGCACTTGACCGTTTTGCAGAATATCACGCTTGCGCCCGTCACGCTCAAGCGGCAGACAAAAAGCGATGCCGAAGCAAATGCGATGAAACTCCTCGCAAGAATCGGACTGGCGGATAAGGCTTCGACTTATCCGTCGAAATTATCCGGCGGACAAAAGCAGCGCATCGCAATCGTACGCTCGCTCGCGATGAACCCCGACGTGATGCTCTTTGACGAACCGACAAGCGCGCTCGATCCCGAAATGGTCGGCGAAGTGCTCAACCTCATGAAAGAGCTCGCCGAAGAAGGTATGACGATGGTTGTCGTTTCGCACGAAATGGGCTTTGCGCGGGAAGTCGCCACGCGCGTGCTTTTTATGGACGGAGGAGTCATCGCGGAATCGGGAACGCCGGACGATATTTTCAACCGGCCGAAGTGCGAACGCCTGCAGCAGTTTTTAAAATCGGTTTTGTAA
- a CDS encoding MATE family efflux transporter — protein MSDTSLLFSPKDLRRLILPLIGEQLLSIFLGMADIVMVSTLGEEAVSGVSLVDSLNVLLVQLFAALGTGGAVVASQYIGHGAHDMASKTAKQLLYTIVAASLAVLVLCLAFNRQLLSFLFGSIDDGVMSASRTYFFITIFALPSIGLYNACAALFRAQGNSRVSMLISLLINVLNIGGNAILLYGFRCGVEGVAFPTLVSRTAAAAVLLALLYRGGEYNGHPAISIRGIFRFEFDGGIVKRILAIGVPNGLENSMFQIGKILVLSLIATYGTTAIAANAAANTLASFGTLPGSAMSLAMLTVVGQCIGAGEAEQAEYYTKKLLALAFASMAVLNVPFLLSAHSILRLYALSPETTRLAWYMTLLHGVCAMLIWPVSFTFPNSLRAAGDAVFTMIVSMISMWVVRIGMSYVLKWTDMFGLTAQFGWPLSFGALGVWFAMILDWIVRSSCFVYRFRSGKWKQKRVI, from the coding sequence ATGTCCGATACGTCTTTGTTATTTTCGCCGAAGGATTTGCGGCGCCTCATTTTGCCGCTCATCGGCGAACAGCTCCTTTCGATATTTCTCGGCATGGCCGATATCGTTATGGTGTCGACGCTCGGCGAAGAAGCGGTGTCGGGCGTCTCGCTCGTCGATTCCCTGAACGTATTGCTCGTCCAGCTCTTTGCAGCCCTCGGTACGGGAGGCGCTGTCGTTGCCTCACAATACATCGGGCACGGCGCGCACGATATGGCGTCGAAAACCGCAAAGCAGCTTCTCTACACGATCGTCGCCGCTTCTCTCGCCGTTTTGGTACTCTGCCTCGCGTTTAACCGGCAACTTCTTTCGTTTTTATTCGGCAGCATCGACGACGGCGTTATGAGCGCTTCGCGCACGTATTTTTTTATAACGATCTTTGCGCTCCCTTCGATCGGTTTATACAACGCGTGCGCGGCGCTGTTCCGCGCACAGGGCAATTCCCGCGTATCGATGCTCATCTCGCTCTTGATCAATGTTTTGAATATCGGCGGCAATGCGATCCTGCTCTACGGCTTTCGCTGCGGCGTCGAAGGAGTGGCGTTTCCGACGCTCGTGTCGCGTACTGCGGCGGCCGCCGTTTTACTCGCGCTTTTGTACAGAGGCGGCGAATACAACGGACATCCGGCTATTTCCATACGCGGCATATTCCGTTTCGAATTCGACGGCGGAATTGTCAAGCGCATCCTCGCGATCGGAGTTCCGAACGGGCTTGAAAACAGCATGTTTCAAATCGGAAAGATCCTCGTGCTTTCGCTTATCGCAACGTACGGTACGACGGCGATCGCCGCAAACGCCGCGGCGAATACACTCGCTTCGTTCGGCACGCTGCCGGGTTCTGCAATGAGCCTCGCCATGCTGACAGTCGTCGGACAGTGTATCGGTGCGGGAGAGGCGGAACAGGCGGAATATTATACGAAAAAACTGCTCGCGCTCGCATTCGCTTCGATGGCTGTGTTGAATGTGCCGTTCCTCCTGTCCGCGCATTCTATTTTGCGCCTGTATGCGCTTTCACCCGAAACGACGCGCCTTGCGTGGTATATGACGCTTTTGCACGGCGTATGCGCGATGCTCATTTGGCCGGTATCGTTTACGTTTCCGAACTCGCTCCGCGCTGCCGGAGACGCCGTGTTTACGATGATCGTTTCGATGATTTCGATGTGGGTCGTACGCATCGGCATGAGCTATGTGCTCAAGTGGACGGATATGTTCGGCCTTACGGCACAATTCGGCTGGCCGCTTTCCTTCGGCGCACTCGGCGTCTGGTTTGCGATGATACTCGATTGGATCGTGCGCTCGTCGTGTTTTGTGTATCGCTTCCGAAGCGGCAAATGGAAACAAAAGCGCGTCATATAG
- a CDS encoding DUF3298 and DUF4163 domain-containing protein, producing the protein MKTKHIVYTAVLAALVFAGCQTASQKGAAPYKMTTVSEKNAVFEAEIAYPQFAGFDDLNALIKSRTLGAYNDFKSSAQKTRKEIESAKSASAEKIPPFEYKAVCDSIIVSDKYISMLFTAYRYEGGAHGETLLDSITYDKALKKEVSITEASGLSIKDIATQCKDYFMTHLNYGGNGAEAQKARTDWIAEGTIPEAGNYQTFTYDGKKLTVYFEPYTVAPYSEGVQKVTIAAVR; encoded by the coding sequence ATGAAAACAAAACACATCGTGTATACTGCAGTGCTTGCGGCTCTTGTATTTGCAGGATGTCAAACCGCATCCCAAAAGGGAGCGGCTCCTTACAAAATGACGACGGTTTCCGAAAAAAACGCCGTCTTCGAAGCGGAAATCGCCTATCCTCAGTTTGCGGGATTCGACGATCTAAACGCTCTTATCAAATCGCGCACGCTCGGTGCGTACAACGATTTCAAATCGTCCGCACAAAAAACGAGAAAGGAAATCGAAAGCGCGAAGAGCGCTTCCGCCGAAAAAATTCCGCCGTTCGAATATAAAGCCGTATGCGATTCGATCATCGTAAGCGACAAGTATATTTCGATGCTCTTTACGGCGTACCGTTATGAAGGAGGCGCACACGGAGAAACGCTGCTCGATTCGATCACCTACGATAAAGCGCTGAAAAAAGAAGTGTCGATCACGGAAGCGTCCGGCTTATCGATTAAAGATATCGCAACGCAATGCAAAGATTATTTTATGACGCACTTAAACTACGGCGGAAACGGAGCGGAAGCGCAAAAAGCGCGCACGGACTGGATCGCCGAAGGCACCATACCTGAAGCGGGCAATTACCAGACCTTCACGTACGACGGCAAAAAGCTCACCGTTTATTTCGAGCCTTATACGGTTGCGCCGTATTCGGAAGGCGTACAAAAAGTCACGATCGCAGCGGTCCGGTAA
- a CDS encoding ABC transporter permease, which yields MIYGILIEGLIYGIMVLGVFVSFRVINFCDMTVDGAFPLGGCILAACLLHGIPPVFALSLAFFGGAFAGLVTTLIYTRFRIPDLLAGILVMTMLYSINLRIMSNRANISFLRIETVLSKSAAWTERVFPALPPESGILLFLIIFVAVLKGLLDLFFHTDMGLTMGALGANEQMVVSQGVDPKILRGIGVSFGDGLASLSGAFAAMYNGFADVGSGTGVIVGGLASLMLGEFIIRSNKISMQTLRVLLGSILYRALMFAGRSYGYRIGLTSNDLKLVTGLLIILCLFISNLKGKANFKSHLLRSAKAGGEA from the coding sequence ATGATTTACGGTATTTTAATCGAAGGCTTGATATACGGCATCATGGTGCTCGGCGTCTTCGTGTCTTTCCGCGTTATCAATTTTTGCGATATGACGGTCGACGGGGCTTTTCCGCTCGGCGGCTGCATCCTTGCCGCGTGTTTGCTGCACGGCATACCGCCCGTTTTCGCGCTTTCGCTCGCATTTTTCGGCGGCGCTTTTGCGGGGCTCGTTACGACGCTCATCTATACGCGCTTTCGCATACCCGATCTGCTCGCCGGCATCCTCGTCATGACGATGCTTTATTCGATCAATCTCCGCATCATGTCGAACCGTGCAAACATATCGTTTTTGCGCATCGAAACGGTGCTTTCGAAGAGCGCCGCTTGGACGGAGCGCGTCTTTCCCGCACTTCCTCCTGAATCGGGCATCCTTTTGTTTTTAATAATTTTCGTCGCCGTCTTAAAAGGACTCCTCGATCTCTTTTTTCACACCGACATGGGCTTGACGATGGGCGCGCTCGGAGCGAACGAACAGATGGTCGTTTCGCAGGGCGTCGATCCGAAAATACTCCGCGGCATCGGCGTGTCTTTCGGCGACGGACTTGCTTCTCTTTCAGGTGCCTTTGCCGCAATGTACAACGGCTTTGCGGATGTGGGAAGCGGTACGGGCGTCATCGTCGGAGGGCTTGCCTCCCTCATGCTCGGAGAGTTTATCATCCGTTCAAATAAGATTTCGATGCAGACGCTCCGCGTTTTGCTCGGATCGATTTTATACCGCGCGCTCATGTTCGCAGGCAGAAGCTACGGCTATCGGATCGGCTTGACGAGCAACGATCTGAAACTCGTCACCGGTTTGCTTATCATCCTGTGCCTCTTCATATCCAATTTGAAAGGTAAAGCGAATTTTAAATCGCATCTTTTACGGTCGGCGAAAGCGGGAGGCGAAGCATGA
- a CDS encoding ABC transporter ATP-binding protein, producing the protein MIELKNIAITFNPGTADENAALKHIDLTINKGDFITVIGSNGAGKSTLYNVIAGTLSPTAGTISLSMNGSVRDITKDEEYKRALYIGRIFQNPLLGTAGKMSLEDNMMICSKKGWKGLKIGLNARTRSYFRSELKQLNMGLEERLSDNVEQFSGGQRQALTLLMAVMSRPALLLLDEHTAALDPSNAALVMNLTKRFAESYNLTVMMVTHNMQHALDYGNRLIMMDKGEIIFDIAGDEKKNLTMDDIVQRFRSIKKKALTSDRMILQ; encoded by the coding sequence ATGATTGAATTGAAAAATATTGCGATAACGTTCAATCCCGGCACTGCCGATGAAAATGCGGCGCTTAAACATATCGATTTGACGATTAATAAGGGCGACTTTATCACGGTGATAGGCTCGAACGGAGCGGGAAAGTCGACGCTGTACAATGTCATCGCCGGTACGCTTTCTCCGACTGCCGGAACGATTTCGCTTTCGATGAACGGTTCCGTGCGCGACATCACGAAAGACGAAGAATACAAACGGGCACTGTACATCGGGCGCATCTTTCAAAATCCGCTGCTCGGAACTGCGGGGAAAATGTCGCTTGAAGACAATATGATGATATGCAGCAAAAAAGGCTGGAAGGGTTTGAAGATCGGCTTGAACGCCCGCACGCGTTCATATTTCCGAAGCGAACTCAAACAGCTGAACATGGGACTTGAAGAGCGCCTTTCCGACAATGTCGAACAGTTTTCCGGCGGACAGCGTCAGGCGCTGACGCTGCTCATGGCGGTTATGTCGCGTCCCGCTCTCCTTTTGCTCGACGAACATACTGCCGCCCTCGATCCTTCGAACGCCGCCCTCGTTATGAATTTGACGAAGCGCTTTGCGGAATCCTACAATCTCACCGTGATGATGGTGACGCACAATATGCAGCACGCGCTCGACTACGGCAACCGCCTCATCATGATGGACAAAGGCGAAATCATTTTCGACATAGCCGGAGACGAAAAAAAGAATTTGACGATGGACGATATCGTACAGCGCTTCCGCTCCATAAAGAAAAAGGCGCTTACGAGCGACCGCATGATATTGCAGTAA
- the rpsT gene encoding 30S ribosomal protein S20 codes for MAKKQTSAQKRFKQSEARRLHNKAIKSRCRTAVKHFIAAVQSKEQQKAEEMYNLVQKELDSARSKGVLKRNTAARKKSRMRKLFNVTFSAPQEAAAK; via the coding sequence TTGGCAAAAAAACAGACATCTGCGCAAAAACGATTTAAGCAGAGCGAAGCGCGCCGCCTTCATAATAAAGCGATCAAATCGCGCTGCAGAACGGCCGTAAAGCATTTCATTGCCGCCGTACAGAGCAAAGAGCAGCAGAAAGCGGAAGAAATGTACAATCTTGTTCAAAAAGAACTCGATTCCGCGCGCAGTAAAGGCGTTTTAAAACGCAATACCGCCGCACGCAAAAAATCCCGCATGAGAAAACTTTTCAATGTGACTTTTTCCGCGCCTCAAGAAGCTGCGGCAAAATAA
- a CDS encoding HU family DNA-binding protein, whose amino-acid sequence MPQKKITKYDLVESVYRVSDCERRVVQQVMENFLEEIKKSLIEGATIELRGFGTFEPRLRKGRSVARNPKTGETLSVDPHYVAAFRSGQELKKSLWNLK is encoded by the coding sequence ATGCCTCAGAAAAAAATAACGAAATACGATCTTGTCGAATCGGTATATCGCGTATCCGACTGTGAACGGCGCGTCGTTCAGCAGGTTATGGAAAATTTTCTTGAGGAAATTAAAAAATCGCTTATCGAAGGGGCGACGATCGAACTGCGCGGCTTCGGAACTTTTGAACCCCGTTTACGGAAGGGAAGATCCGTTGCGCGTAATCCGAAAACCGGCGAAACGCTTTCCGTCGATCCTCATTACGTCGCCGCGTTTCGTTCCGGACAGGAGCTTAAAAAGTCATTGTGGAATCTCAAGTAA
- the lnt gene encoding apolipoprotein N-acyltransferase has translation MESQVRADEPMTHSENNSARNRFFINIGFTLAGAVLFALANPGFIFSKGVPLAAWVMYFPAFMLVRRSSFKTVWLWGGVYGALSYCLYVSWLVTFHAVAAAAISIEYFISYALLFLCLKIADRFCGRRAWIVQWLILCSHEYLKTTGFAGFSYGVAGYTQWQNLILIQSASLFGVWALTFLIDFTSAWFYAVYIGAETKDIAGFKASAFCRARGIAIWACALAAFIVYGTFLLSQKNENGKFIKVCAVQHNTDPWQGDIASYEKDVKTLMKLTDRALSENPDIALVVWPETAVVPSILTHYTKRLDRRRFDLVDSVLHFIDEKKAVFVIGNFHSVDTGGIHTDDYNSAFVFTPGKNVVPPEPEIYRKIHLVPFTETVPFAKRLPWLYDALEKADTHLWAKGRERTVFHAAGISFSVPICFEDTFGDDCRRFVADGARAFVNMSNDAWSKSLSCQNQHLAMAVFRCAENRVPAVRSTASGQTCIVDRTGKILCEAEPFTETYLTGMMPVADDTAGKTLYNKTGDALAIFFVAAALLMSIVCIVRNRKRK, from the coding sequence GTGGAATCTCAAGTAAGAGCGGACGAACCGATGACGCATTCGGAAAATAATTCCGCCCGGAATCGTTTTTTTATTAATATAGGTTTTACGCTTGCGGGAGCGGTTTTGTTTGCGCTCGCAAATCCCGGTTTTATTTTTTCGAAAGGCGTTCCGCTTGCCGCGTGGGTGATGTATTTTCCCGCCTTTATGCTCGTCCGCCGTTCGTCCTTTAAAACGGTGTGGCTGTGGGGCGGCGTATACGGAGCGCTTTCGTATTGTTTGTACGTTTCGTGGCTCGTCACCTTTCATGCCGTCGCCGCCGCGGCGATAAGTATCGAATATTTTATATCGTATGCGCTGCTCTTTTTATGTTTGAAGATCGCAGACAGGTTTTGCGGACGCCGCGCGTGGATCGTCCAGTGGCTCATCCTCTGTTCGCACGAATACCTTAAAACGACGGGCTTCGCGGGATTTTCCTACGGCGTTGCAGGTTATACGCAGTGGCAAAATCTTATCCTCATTCAAAGCGCTTCCCTTTTCGGCGTGTGGGCGCTTACTTTTCTTATCGATTTTACATCCGCATGGTTCTACGCCGTCTATATCGGCGCGGAAACAAAAGATATCGCAGGCTTTAAAGCTTCGGCTTTTTGCCGCGCGCGGGGTATTGCGATCTGGGCGTGTGCACTCGCCGCGTTCATCGTGTACGGCACTTTTCTTCTTTCGCAAAAAAACGAAAACGGAAAATTTATTAAAGTCTGTGCGGTACAGCACAATACCGATCCGTGGCAGGGTGATATAGCGTCGTACGAAAAAGACGTTAAAACGCTTATGAAGCTTACGGATCGTGCGCTTTCGGAAAATCCCGACATAGCGCTTGTCGTGTGGCCGGAGACGGCCGTCGTTCCGTCGATTTTGACGCACTATACCAAGCGGCTCGACAGGAGACGGTTCGATCTTGTCGATTCCGTGCTGCATTTTATCGATGAAAAAAAAGCCGTGTTCGTAATCGGAAACTTTCACTCCGTCGACACGGGCGGCATTCACACCGACGATTACAACAGCGCTTTCGTTTTTACGCCCGGAAAAAACGTCGTGCCGCCCGAACCCGAAATCTATCGAAAAATTCACTTGGTGCCGTTTACGGAAACGGTGCCGTTTGCAAAGCGGCTTCCGTGGCTCTACGACGCGCTTGAAAAAGCGGACACGCATTTATGGGCGAAAGGAAGAGAGCGCACCGTTTTTCACGCTGCGGGAATTTCGTTTTCCGTGCCGATCTGCTTTGAAGATACGTTCGGTGACGACTGCCGCCGCTTTGTCGCAGACGGTGCGCGCGCTTTTGTCAATATGTCGAACGATGCGTGGTCGAAAAGCCTGAGCTGCCAAAATCAGCACCTTGCAATGGCGGTTTTCCGATGCGCCGAAAATCGAGTGCCCGCCGTTCGGAGCACAGCCTCGGGGCAAACGTGCATCGTCGACCGCACCGGAAAGATTTTGTGCGAAGCGGAACCCTTTACCGAAACCTATTTAACCGGCATGATGCCTGTCGCGGATGACACTGCGGGAAAAACGCTGTATAATAAAACAGGCGATGCGCTTGCGATTTTTTTTGTCGCGGCGGCTTTGCTCATGAGCATCGTTTGCATCGTTCGGAATCGAAAACGGAAGTAG
- a CDS encoding bactofilin family protein produces MAEKHDDEKINVTVFGPETEFDGELEFSDKLIITGKFNGKIKASGDLEIAKDAVCTGEAITARSIIVSGSVTGNLEASERVEICSGSSVTGDITTSRLRIASDVNFEGQVTMLDKEPDIDLFSVASSEYKDALVLKSDAIR; encoded by the coding sequence ATGGCGGAAAAACACGACGACGAAAAAATTAATGTGACGGTATTCGGACCGGAAACGGAGTTCGACGGAGAGCTCGAATTTTCGGACAAACTCATCATCACCGGAAAATTCAACGGAAAGATAAAAGCGAGCGGCGACTTGGAAATCGCAAAGGACGCGGTGTGCACCGGAGAAGCGATTACGGCGCGGTCGATCATCGTGTCGGGAAGCGTTACCGGAAACCTCGAAGCATCCGAGCGCGTTGAAATATGCAGCGGCAGCAGCGTTACCGGCGACATAACGACATCCCGTCTTCGCATTGCAAGCGACGTCAATTTTGAAGGGCAGGTTACAATGCTCGACAAAGAGCCGGATATCGATCTGTTTTCCGTCGCGTCTTCCGAATACAAAGACGCGCTCGTTTTGAAATCCGACGCGATCCGCTGA